TGATAGAGCCAGTCTAAATCATGCGCCCCATAAAATTAATCTGGGGGAGCATCTGGCGATGATTTGCAGCAGTCGGGAAGAAGTGGCTCCCACTCCCGTGAGGAATTGTCCCATTCCTTAGAGACTGGCTATAGTTGCTTCATAAAATTTAACCAAACCCCGATCCCGAGGATCAGCGGAAAAGGAATACTGTGAACAGACCGATAAAGCACTTGACAGTTTCTGCGTAAAACTGACCCCTACGGTAAAATCATCATGCCCATCTTCCCACTGGATCGAGGGGAACGACCCGATTCTCTCAATCCTTTAAATCCCTATCATTATGGTCTGCTGGCCTACTGGGTGTTTTTTCGTCCCAGTGTACTGCGAAGCTATTTGTACAAAGCTGCGCCTGATTTGTATCGACAAAGCGGATGGAGTAAATTCCGGGGGAGTTTTAAGGTCCCGGGATATCGAAACCTATATCTGATGGCGATCGCCTCGGTGGTGAAATGTTTGTTCCTACTGGCCTTCACCTTTTTCCTCTATACCATTGCGGTGAATCAAGGTCATACCGGATCCATTAATTCTGTCCTGGCCCTTTCCAATACCCAAGGGATTTCCGCCTCCGGGAGAGACTTTACTGAGAACAGTAGATTAAAAGTATGGGATCTGGATAGAGGTGCATTGTTGCAAACCGTACCGGGTAATCGCAACGGAATTAACGCCGTGGCATTACTCTCAGGAGACCGGGTTATTTCAGGCGGGGGAGACCGCGCGGTTAATATTTGGGACATCAAAAGCGGCGATCGCCTCCAGAGTCTCCAAAACCACCGTCGCTGGATTGAAGATCTCGCGGTCACCCCAGACCAAACATTAGCAATTTCCGCCTCAGCGGACAATACCTTGGTCGTCTGGAATATCGAGTCCGGAAAAAAACTGCATATTTTGGAGGGTCACACCGGACCTGTAAATAGTCTAACCCTCACCCCAGACGGAACCCAGGCCATCTCTGGATCGGGAGATGGAACGGTGAAAATTTGGAACCTGGAACAGGGAACTCTCCTGCAAACCTTAAGCGGTCATACCACCGGGGTTAAAGCGGTCGCCCTCACCCCTAATGGAGAACAGGTGATTTCTGCTAGTCTGGATGGTTCGGTCAAGGTGTGGGCCCGGTCATCCGGAACAGAAGTGCATAACTTGACGGCACATTCTGGAGGAGTCACTACCATTGCCGTCACCCCAGATGGACAACAGGTGATTTCCGGGGGTGCCGATGGAACTGTCAAGGTCTGGACCCTAAATAACGGAACCCTCCGGTATGACTTAACGGGACATCAGGGGTGGATTAATGGATTAGCGATTACCCCGGACGGACAGGAAGTGATTTCGGCTTCTTCTGACCATACCCTCAAAGTCTGGAACCTCCAAGAAGGTACTCTGGTACATACCCTGGTTGGACATCAAGAGTGGGTGAGATCCGTGGCGGTGACCCCCGATGGACAACGGGTGATCTCCGGTGCAGGCGATCGCCTCCCGAAAGTCTGGGATCTCACTTCGGGGGAAGAAATTCCTCTCAAAGCAGTCCAACGCACTCTCTTTTGGACCACTCTCGGGTTTGTAATCGGGGGCGTTTTCCTGTGGATCTGGATTGTACTCGCCTCGGCCTTAGTTCTCACCTGTAGTTTTATGGTCTTTGGACTGGCCGGTAGTGTGTTGGCGGCCTTGGGACTGGCGCTATTTGGGGGTTTCGCGTTCACGGGTCTGTTTATTTTGAATGATTTGATGAGAATCAATCCCCCCTATCAACAGACCTTCGGGGCGATCGCCATTGATACCCCCTTCCTCACCGTGGGGTTTGCCATTTTTCTAGGGACGCTTTGGTTTATGGCCTTTGCTCTAGCCGGTCGCACAGCCGTGGGTCTGTTTGCCGGTGTGGGGTTGATTCTAGTCCTGGCAATGGCGATCGGTGCCTTTGATGCCAATGTCCTCAAAGAGGCTCAAATTGCCTCCCGAGGTCGGTTTGTGGCGTTAGTTGCCCGAGGGATTGAAATCGGAGTTTTCTTCAACCTGTTGGTGGCGATCGGGTCCTTGCGCCTCTTGTTTTATCCGATTGAGTTGATTGCTGCACTCAAACCTAACCGACGCGGCGATGGACATCCCGTTTTCTGGGATGAGTTGCTAGTATTGCCACTGCCGAACAGTCATAACGCTTTGATACAGCAGTTGCAACGGGAT
The nucleotide sequence above comes from Laspinema palackyanum D2c. Encoded proteins:
- a CDS encoding WD40 repeat domain-containing protein, encoding MPIFPLDRGERPDSLNPLNPYHYGLLAYWVFFRPSVLRSYLYKAAPDLYRQSGWSKFRGSFKVPGYRNLYLMAIASVVKCLFLLAFTFFLYTIAVNQGHTGSINSVLALSNTQGISASGRDFTENSRLKVWDLDRGALLQTVPGNRNGINAVALLSGDRVISGGGDRAVNIWDIKSGDRLQSLQNHRRWIEDLAVTPDQTLAISASADNTLVVWNIESGKKLHILEGHTGPVNSLTLTPDGTQAISGSGDGTVKIWNLEQGTLLQTLSGHTTGVKAVALTPNGEQVISASLDGSVKVWARSSGTEVHNLTAHSGGVTTIAVTPDGQQVISGGADGTVKVWTLNNGTLRYDLTGHQGWINGLAITPDGQEVISASSDHTLKVWNLQEGTLVHTLVGHQEWVRSVAVTPDGQRVISGAGDRLPKVWDLTSGEEIPLKAVQRTLFWTTLGFVIGGVFLWIWIVLASALVLTCSFMVFGLAGSVLAALGLALFGGFAFTGLFILNDLMRINPPYQQTFGAIAIDTPFLTVGFAIFLGTLWFMAFALAGRTAVGLFAGVGLILVLAMAIGAFDANVLKEAQIASRGRFVALVARGIEIGVFFNLLVAIGSLRLLFYPIELIAALKPNRRGDGHPVFWDELLVLPLPNSHNALIQQLQRDEKTGLHRIAEVCRNPFQRSVALSALSRYLHSTPNPLHLLYAIARDPDLRAYLWSPVSPEDWRGVPERRQVLLGELGLQSVNGGSDWLNQVSESWVRVLTWVRRSHRQTPLTRFSALLYHLLNSESVNQSGWDWTAYKQNLLSLREYPGGVEILESLTTLAALSSVDNLSDFPIALQTLQESELAAFYEGEVDSRMPVAGVIRPEVLNAIARLGEIGALISSNSEQPDPIKRLATLARATVALDTLESEAIATWVTPEQGLLQQIIRQWRQLLLTETAEAAKLSV